The following nucleotide sequence is from Aedes aegypti strain LVP_AGWG chromosome 3, AaegL5.0 Primary Assembly, whole genome shotgun sequence.
cccgatcagctgatttgagacgtcatgtgaataggcctattcaagTTGAAGTTGAACAAACTCTGTTTGGTTGTGTCAACAAAAGTGTGTTAATTTTCCCGGTCAAGCAGTAATTCGTGTAATTTCGGTGCTTTTGTTGgatttatttgttgtttttaggTAATTGTTTATTTGATTTAATactgtttttatttgatttaataCTGTGAGTTTTTATTTGGAAGTCAAACACGTATAATAAGATATTTCATTAACATTTCTTCGGAACCTAAAAGTTGATTCAGCTGTCGAGCATAAcctcaaatcatttttcccttCAGCTGATTGAACTGCCCGCCGCGTCCCAACATGCCAAAGAACAAGAAGCAGGACACTTCCGACTCGGATTCCGGTCCGGATGATGTATGTATTGAACAAATTGGTTCGACTATCTATGGATTAAAAATTACGGTCTATATTTTAGCGCACTCCGGTGAAGAAAAGCAAAACCGAATCGGGAAGCACGACGAACGATAAGGGCGAAGAGGAATGGGCCTTGGATCGCAATCGGAAAGTTACGGTAAGCGAGTTCAAGAACAAGATCTACGTCAATGTGCGTGAGTACTACGAGAAAGATGGTAAGACTCTACCTGGTAAGAAGGGAATCAGTCTCACGGTTCCCCAGTGGAAAAAACTGTTGGAACACGCCGACGAAATCAACGAGAAAATTAAGAAGTTTTAGGGATTTACCGGTTTATTTGTATTTATTCCTACTTACCTATAAGAATTTTTATTGTACTTTGAGGGAAATTCGGTTCTTTCTCTGAGTATAATGATTGATTCCCAATATTAGTGGGATATTCAACATGTCCAGTTATTAGCCAGTAAGCTGTAACCTGCTTCCGACATCTGCGGTCAAAAACAGAAGTACGGTAAGGCAGATGTTTTGTTGGAATTCAAATTAATGTAATAGAAGCGAATAAAACCTTGCTGAAACTGTTGTCACATAACTAAAATAGAATAGACTCCGAGGCTATCTTTCATCCGAACTCCTTTATCTAATATCGTTACATCAATCATTAGGGCTGCTAGCAGACTTCGCCACTATTTTAATATGTCTATGAGTATGGGGCCTTCCTGAGCCGAGGTGAAgtcgtctgggttcgattccccgtcggtccacgatcttttcgtgatggaaatttcctcgactttccTGGGCAATAGAGTAACACTGCAACTGCCacataatatacgaatgcgaaaatggcaactttggcaaagatagctctcagttattaactatggaagtggtcataagaacactacgctgcgaagcaggctctgtcacagtgaggacgtaatgccaagaaggagaAGATGATGTCTATGAGTATCttgttttctaacaaaatatatAGCAATCAATCTCTCAAGTCTAAAGAATTATCTAGGCTTTTTAGGAAGATACTTGAAGCGTTCGGAACTAGTCCTCGAAACATTCTGTAATGATTCTGGAAGTTTCCTGGATTATGCTCGACGCACTCTCGAAGTACTATTGAATAAGCATGAAAGCACTCTTGGATCATTCTGAAATAGTAGCTGGAAGGAATCTCGAAGCATTATGTAAAATACTGAAAGTATTTTCGTAGCACCCAGTGAGAATTCACTGCTCGAGTTGCTGAATCGTATAATATGATCAGTcggttggaaggagattctctaccCCTGAAGTGGATTGCGCATAGGTCTAAGTACTTATGGGTCCACACtccattttggcccttcatacaaccGATTAGAGAGTATTTTATAGTCCAGCTCCTTGATCTTGCTATTAAGAGGAACCGTACGACATGGCAAGTCCTGCActcccaagaaacatttgcctattttataatcatttattaagcaatttttcacaactacatactgaatagttgctttattatattactttgcagctgctacgcacacattgttcaagcaaatctggcgaaattattaagcttcttatcatttagtgactgtaatcatatattgtgatgatgtttattcaggtttcactcagcttaataaggattgatgatttaacaacgctagtttaacaaactacattattgcagtttaattcagcatcatgtttaacaacattttaattattttcaagtgaagcctttgttcaggcgttgttcacacacatttggagaagttataaagcgtatcgttgtatattgactttattctacaacttcaaaatcgctttataagcattcatctcagcttttattcaactgccacaaaattgattgaaaacaaataaatgactaaaaatagcCAACCTGTATACATCAGATGCAGTGTATAcctttaccatgaattaataaccacacttttaataattacctgaatactggattcaaactcgagaccttcccatcgtcagcggtataccttgccatctgcgccatccttgaattcatatatcagccttccagtgcccaatataaaactcttgtagctgattattgatcatgcttgagcttctattcaacaataactaatcaacacgtgctatgctgatcaacaactgaataagcgcattacttctgctgctgttcagtactgatgcgagctgaactcagtcggctatttatagcgcacagtgagaaaatttatttcaaagccggtcaaaaataaagtttattcacaaagtaaaaacagtctgaaatgattaatcgaatttcGTAATAACTTTTAACTTGCtaaaactttaattgaattgtacatctaactatactaaaattcatttattaaatgtataatatttctactaggttaatattttgattatgtgtcgtactttttccatctattaaacattatacaaatataaaatatatttcaaacaataatcctatgtcagaagactgattcaaaatattttctaaacataattgaatattgtattgagaaagcatcagttattattgtatccaacatgtttttatatattagttagttagtggcgaattcgccaagggcgaaaagccactcaaataaaaataaataataataatattagtaagttgaacattgcaatacattaaaaatacaacgcaatttttagatattttgtccatttttcaaaaatttggctatggtgtgacctcttttgtaaagcttctttgttgctgaacaatgtgtttagtaatcgttattttggacttctttggatgacctgctcggatgatatatctatgttgtattaggattttataaaatacctattcagcttttaatcatgttcatgttaaacatggaaacagctgaagtgcgaagcaaccaagacgttagttcgtctcctgtacatctgtttacacaactatatttgtttggtggaatattggctctttaatagaaggaaaaatgacttgttcaactcattagtaaaacaatcttgacaagtcggcagagattcattggagaagtttaataagtgttgattctactattattcattccaatgaaaaatgttgaacattgacttaaatttggatctaaataccatcttctcagctctttgtagggcattttttcagctgtcaccattattcaacaataattaactatgtatgtttatttgtgacacttgactgtaagttgggtaaccactttcatgtaactattgttaaattattatttttacttcgattatcattaaaaatgttatgattagtaactttttccgatatcaataacgtcacagatgatgatcactacatttgaaaaatttaaattttgatatttttaatccaatgtgattcgaactttaccctcgttgatccattacGTTGCCATTACGGTCATTACGGTTATCCATCCATCGCATACACGTCTtggatttgttttgaaaaaacatttgaaacatttgaaaataacataaaaagacattatatgttttgcttgaataagagcatactcatatactgttattcacattgtttataagttttactaatcatgctggtcaacattttaagtattagacactgaaacttttgtacgatttgttgttaatcaaatgttcaatatgctactaaaatgatggctacaacctatagaagcttttaatcagtcaattgttaaacttcttatgtgttgtagaacaaaagctactatatttgcattttcggaggtttattcagctatcattcaaaacacaaactgcaagtggaataacagcttttttataagcggaaattaattttattcagttaatgattcaactaaaaatttgttcagcaatggttgctgctatgcagcttgtattaaacacgtaagtatcttaaaagctaccaattgttccttgggcTGGTGGTGGCTTTATATCACATCACATCACCCAGTGAGAATTCACTAATTATTCTGAAAGATTCTTGGAATGATTTTCGAACCATCTGATTCTGGAAACCTCTTGAAGCATGTTTGGATATACCCTTCAATGATTCTGAAAACATGCCCTAAGGATTATGAAGATTTCTGGAACGACCCTGCCCGCAAATAAATATATTGGGAGCTTCTTGAAAGTTCTAAGCAGCTAAGGATTCTCATATCCAGGGATAATTCATGTAGCATCATGGTAGATTTTGGAAACATCTTCAATGAATTATTAAATCTATCTAGGAGTATTGTAAAAGCATTCcaaaaacgaaattttcaaaggatCCTGGAAAGATTCATTATCGGAAAAACTTCGAATAGACCAAAAACAGATAAAAGCATTACAAATGATTTTAccccattatcccgaatgccATCATAGGTCGTAAGCAGGGTGTCCCATCCCCAACCGGGAAAAGTAGGAAAAACACTAGAAAAATTTGCTAAGGAGATAATGACACattatagtatatttttagtaaaaaaaaatccttgtctTCAAGGAGAAATTTGTAGCAGATTTTGTTTATAACAAATGTTACCGATTTTTTGCAAAATGCTTTGCGAATTTCTGGCTAAAAATGCTTAGGAGTTCTTAGGAAACGTGTTTAAGACAATACTTAGGTATTTCTGATTAAGAGTCGTGGCACACATCTGATGACATTTTTTCGGAAATACTAAATGGAATCGTGGCGATAATTGACCAGTtccatttccttgacttccctgggcaaagagtatctcCGTACTTgccaaaatggcaactttagcaaagaaagctctcagttaataacagtggaagtgctcataagaacactaagctgagcagcaggctctgtcccagtggggacgtaatgccaagaagaagaattgatCAGTTACTTGAAAAATCTAATTGTATAACATTTTGCGGTAATCCACTTCGTGGTAAACTTTTTCGCggtgtaccatttcgcggtatGACATTTCGCGGTTAGTACTATTTCGCGGTTTGTACTGGGATGTATATTTCACATTATCAGTGTAATTCGAAGGAACAACttgtgttcaaaagaagggaaaatcactGATGAAAATGTTATCAGTGATATTGCCAACAAATAATCGTGCAACTCGTACGAAAATCCTTTGAccaaaagaaggcaaaatcacCAATTAAATGTTAGTAGTTACAACAGTGAAATAAGCAAAAACATTGATCGAAAAAAAGAGTAAACTAAAGTATgcgcacagataacagatgtttatgctagaacaaaaaaaatctgaaaacctgtgtaaatattcaaattgttgctacttgtgttgccattcaaaattaccattaattggcttacacagttttacaatcggacttcaacgtctgttatTTGTGCTAATTTCACCATTGATTGACGCAATTcgctgtgtggcggcgctagtgattgcaaggagtttcaatttgaatatttacacaggttttcagattttttttattctagcataaacatctgttatctgtggtatAAGAGTCAATTCTCAATAACTCGATACTGAaaagaccatcgagttaggaagtTATCGAGTCAAAGAACACAAAACCTTATGACTCCGATCCATATCAAATAGTAGTGAAAACCAGCATTTACTATGAATGGTGTCCAGCAATTTGGCCAAATGTTATTTAGCCGAATTGCGAACTTGAAATTAATCAGATAGCTACAACGCTGATAAGTAGGATTTTGTTGGCCCAATGACGAAtcctactgttttttttttcataatttgatCAGTTTTTAATAAGCTATTCTATTGAGTTTTTGAGGCCAAATTTCGCTTGTTTTAACTGACAATTTTACTTTATTCAAGTCCTTAGCAGCTTTTTGTAGTTATACTGGTTTAACGATGATTTGTATTACACTTGCTtacattttcataagagattttgcTTTCTTCtgatcataggctgtttttttcaaaacttgctTTTCTCATAATTATTACCATTGAAGTTTTTAACACGTTTATCAagagtttttcttcttctgtctCTAAAGTGAATACTAACGTGATATACGATGACATTTTTAttcgagatttttttaatttgagatTTCTCTCATAAAAAGTATATTCTTTCAATTCAGCACTGTCACACTGCCCTTCTTTAAGCATAATGTCCAATGCAATGAATCTCAGGAACTCATTGGTAACACTCATACTTaagttaaatcttttttttcgaTCAACCGGTGTTCCAcacaaatgtttttttcttatttcactGTTAAATTGTAACTACTAACATTTAATTGGTGATTTTGCCTTTTTTTTATTACTGGATTTTCGTACGAGTTGCACGATTATGTGTTGGCAATATCACTCATAACATTTCCATCAGTGATTTTCCCTCTTTTAGAACACAAGTTGTTCTTTAGAATTACACTGGTAACGTGAAATATACATCCCTGTAAAAACCGCGAAATGACATACCGCCAAACGGTACTAGCCGCGAAACGTCataccgcgaaatggtacaccGCGAAATGGTTTACCGCGAAGTGGATTACCGCAAAATGTTATACAATCCATGGCGATCATTCGGTATGTAATGTCTTATGACTGATTCTTTCTAATAGGGGTACTGGAAGATCACGCGGACagattcgaaacaaattattttcataCATCGGTCTCACGATCCGAAAtgctcagctatgctgtaatGTCATTCTTTTGAAGCTATTCATTAGTACTGttgaattctcgcataacttatgatctcgccctaaaagccattggtaaccatgagtgttgctcgttgtttctgagcatttgaatggatctacacgttatttaacaactctATCGTGAAGGAAGGATCTTTTCTAACTGCCAGTGGttttggtttggatgcttattcatttatttgcttagaaataacgagctacacacgatgttaccaatggcttttagggcgttatctcagattatgcgagaattgttaTTCTagcaaaactacataattaccTCATttctaatcactgttcctatattctctctttctcacgttcttatctgttgcatgattatgatcattactaatataatgcatgagcatgcataataagaataatttcaggattgtgAGCAGTAAATAGATAACTGGATAAAATAGCTTCGAAAAGCGTGCTTCTGGTCAGAGAATTATTATCATCAATAGTAAGCAAAACTGTTTCATTATTAACTCCTGAATCTCACGAACAAATGAACTTAtatcaaattaatttttatataaatcagcaatCAATCAGTGCACTGCATTATAATTTTATATCAGTACAAGATAAAAACAGATGAAGTTTGTAAACTTGTCgtcatcgattgaattgcgttctttatagtaatgttcaatcattatcaaaagctcccaaagcgtcgcatcgtgccatcagcagaccttagcatcactctttattattgttattattttgtttataaatttctaaaaaGCGATCAGCTCATTCTCCTTACTTGTACAATTGCCGATCTATTTGATTTTAATAAAAGTTCAGCGAGAATTCATTGAAATATCCTCTGAGAAATATCAAATTGGCTTCTTTGAATAATCCTTATTAAAACCAAAACTGTCCCCCGTCGCTGTTTAGTCTCTTTCTGATCTAGTTTAGTTTATTTGCCTTTTTGCCAGGCATGGGGTCTCTAATTTTATGACACGTCCATTCATAGTCTCAAATAATTCAGGGGCGTATGTTCTTAAAAATCAGTACAACATGtgtaaattattaaaatgatttaattattagtacataaaataaaaataaatacattatGTATATTTCACATTCAGTTGTAGATAGAAAGTTGACCGCTCGGGACTTTTTCCAAGTATTTAACGCACATGCTGATGGATGTATGTCTTGAATCTACTTAAGATAGACGGCTACCAGTGTACAAGTGACCAAGACTATCAAGAACGGGATCCATGTTTTCAGGAGCCCTTTAATGCCGACGTATTTCCCAACGAAGAACATCCAGAAGGCCAACACCACCATGTTCCAGTTAGTGTACTGCTTGTACTTCATCAGCGAGAGGGCCATCCCGACATGCGAGTGGCAATTGTCGCAGAACAGATTATGCATTCGAGTTCCGTAGACCACCGATGCCTTCGAGACGCATTCGTCCCACTCCACTACGCCTCCGTTCACGAAAGCTGGATCCAGCTGTAGGTATCTGGTCGGTCTGCCGAAGCCCATGTTGTCCTCCGACACAAAGTACGGCCCCGCAAAGTCCCGTATCACTCCATTGGACATGGCAATGCCCATATGGCCAATGAACGGGAAGAACCATGTCAGCACTGGAATCGGTGTCCATACGATACAGAAAGGGTACTTATCGGTGGCGAAATTGATGGGTGCAATCGCTTCGGAGGAACTTTCACTCGACAGGCGCCGGCTTCGGTCCATGATCTTGTGAGGATCCGGCAAGAATCACGGGATAATCTTAATTTTTCTGCTTAGTTTGTTCCACAAATGTAAACAGTTTTCGtattgaagtcaaaatttgtttgaagttttgttgatttcaagAGCATTGGCGTGTTTTATGTCCCCTAAAAAGTGGGAACACCAAAAAGTGCTTAAATTTACTGCTTACAGTGCCATCTATTGGAAGCTAGAAAAATGCGATGGTTGGTTAAGAAGCAACCTAAGTCCATTTTACAGTGGATGGTATAAATAAAAAGCGCTTAACTacttgtaaaaataaaatatacagagtttactatacttttggtatggatatacagtcgactctccacatctcgatgttctacatctcgatacctctccctatgtcgatgattttctcggtcttcattctgcatacatttccaCTCTCCTCGATATCCTCacacaaaaaaattgtgcggtaaaaactaccattttagggggttaacttaagcgctcgcaccggcaattttcagcagaccagaaatgcgcttgattttaccatgtctgtagttggaatcagattgttgtaaattatttctgtcaaatgtaccagtaatgcggtagggtgtaccgtaaacatagtaaattggtctgaatttccatggtagttttaagaatgggcgtagtcagctaaaatagttatttttaccactgaattttttcccgtgctccatatctcgatatctccgtatctcgatttgcgtgcctattctgcgcggcgtgtgaggtgacacgagtcgaatgaggtgacaattgtcgactcgctcccatttgaataacattagtcgtctcaggTCACTCGCCGTGAGAGCGACTCGtttcgactcacacgccgcgcagaatagggtagatgtaccaatagtggaggtactaagcacgattgaacttcatttaaccgcctaaactCAAGAAGtgaaattaatgtacatgttaatgttgtaacgggaagtaacgaccattgacttaatgagaaaaatgatttcatcgcagtaatccacggcatgtcagtgaaaaataatacctccactattggtactctgttcctttagttgcggtatatttatAATTTGTggtcctatagttgcggtatccgttgttttcttatgggatcctccactataggaacactttacctaaagtgaccagacgtcccggattgtgcGGGACAGTCCCGGATTAAAGCAGTCTGTCCCGCGTCACCAAGCGTCCCGGAGAACGTCCCGGATTATAGGGATAACCAAATGTTATTCAATgttatatgaaaaatcaaaatcatcaaGATCTTATCCGGATCCAGGATTCTAGTCAACTTGGTTTTATTCTTACAAATTTTATCTTGAAATCTCTGATAAAATATTAATGAAATCCTTACATAACTCGGTTCATACTTAACATGGCTGAAACTGATTGCTTTTTGATCGAATTTTATGGAATCCACAGATTTACCAATAGCCGGAATTCTAATACAAGTCTGTTTAGAATtagaattttcacactattcaCGGGTGGAATTTTTCACATTATCTTATCTGGAGTCTTGTCAGGGTACGGAACagtatttattatatttttagctCATGTTATGATTCAGAATATCCTCATACTACTGTTAGAAATCCACACATAATTCTGTTCAGAATCTTCCAATAATTTGCATTTGATCTGTTCTCAAAACATTTTTCGTATTCCTGCAAAAATTTAGCCAAAAATCAAGTCTAAACTCTGAGGGCTTTTCTTAATCAGAATCCTTCTAGATTCAGGATTCAGTTCGAAATACTATAGACTTTTGCTTCAGTATGGAAACGGTTTGAACAGCTAACAATGTTCTGATTGGAACTTCTAAAAAATCACGTGATATTTTACGTGATTCAGATTTAAATTTatacttattttgttttttagtattgaaaattatttcacaACAGATTATGGAAATCCCACTAGAATATGTGGAATTTTGAGTAAAACCACAAAACAGTCATTTTAATAAGCTTAAAACTTCCTTAAAATAAGTACCTTAAGGCCCAATTAAGATTGAAATAAAtagcaaaactgaaaaaaaaaatcgtttttttacaatacaatcgacgaaaaaaatgtaaatctaCACAGCTATTGTATTGTATGCTGTGTATTTTTACTTTTATCGATTTGTCAAATATTTTAGACCAAACTGCTTTTCATTTTTGATATTAGCTCAAATTTTGCTTGGGCATTAAAAACAATGTTTCGGCTCATACGAAAAATGTAGAATATTCATTCGGTGGGTATCAAATATGGCTATGTTTAGCGGTTTGAATTCTGCAAATGAACCCTCAcactaattttcaaaagtttaccaATTTTGTCCCGCATTGAAGCCAAAGATGTCTGGTCACTTtaactttaccgcaactattggtacaagtaagaaaagttctAGGATTTTAGtggtatttcatcagttttaaggcaattcgaacgctcttttcaagagttccgtgtatcaacaagccattacgtcgattggcagtgtcggttctgtaaCTAATgtgataaaatcagtgaaaacggcactaccgcaactataggagcacccacaactaagggaacacttaccctaagcACGTTGATTTTCATTCctaattttctctccgtatctcgatatgcACATTAGCAAAGGTTACTATGCGAGACaaccaaacaaacaacggttagcactcgtggaaaagttcgtgttcaatttgaacaaccTAAATGGTCGAGTCCGCACTCCGTAGATTAGTACTAGGGAGTATACTATATATAGTATACGTGGTTTCGACCATCGAGCAAAACCCTATTATAGGTGAGTGACTGTCTTCGAATATAAGAGATATGCAAGTTGGTGATCTAGGTCGAAATAAAGGTAGatccacagagaaacagacgtaacacttagaacaaatcgcgatcaaaatcatagccgagaaaacatgtacgcccaatgctaaaatcgttgtgtttggccgatggaccaacagatggcggtagtgtgtaaacgtcaaacgcgaacaaaaacgatgcgagcgctgcgggtggtgtaTTGACcaactacaatatatttgaatcgaccgttaaaaaggtggtcgatggacagtgatgagagtgtgacgtctgtttgtctgtggtagatCAGTTCTGATCTGTGCGTAAGCCTAACTAGACCACGTATATGGCAAccccagacaaacagacgtaacacttagaacaaatctcgatcaaaatcatagtcacgaggacatgtacgcccaatgctaaaatcggtttgtttggccgacaggccaacagatggcggtagtgtgtaaacgtcaaacgcgaacaaaaacgatgcgagcgctgcaggtggcggattggccacctaccatatttttgaatcaaccgttaaaaaggtggtcgatgcacaatgatgagagtgtgacgtctgtttgtctgtgtggcAACTCCAATCCCACCTAATGGATTTGACAGCAGCCAAGatcattgagctctcgccgagcggtgtcacgaacacatgcgcaaatttgctggttgaaaatactaccgtttgattttgctgggaacagctgatctttgtttatattttccaccagcactttttaagtagtgttggtgacatgtaacgtgtatgtacacgagcgcagaaaccactatttgAGTATCCACATTGAAATGCATTTGAGTATCCAACGGTTGCTTAGAACATGTTGGATTCGGAAAGATGGCGGCGCCGCATACTGCTGAACTAGACGTGTCTCCGTTAATTCAATATCCGAAGTGGCATTTTACAAGTGGCGGCGAGAAAAAGGATTTAAATTGATTCGCGGCGCGTGTGGATTAATTAAATCAAGTGAGAACGGTAATTTTGGATCAAATATCTGAAATTGTAATCCAAAAGAGTAATTCCACTGCCATTTTGCGTggtgaaatattttcttttgtaAAGAGTGTGGTAGTCATTTTGAAGAGCCAATTGATTTCAATTGTGACAAAAGCAAAGATGTTTAAAAGAAAAAAGATGATCGACTCTTTATATTGCCATATATTTTGCCGGCGACACGTTATTCAAgtaacactactgccatctgttgagtcaaaagcgcgtaaacattatattcagctaaatttaaatcatcgtgcaatcaaaaaacgaaaagtggaagaaatcaaaacaaccaCGGTTAAAAATTGCAACACATAAGTGAGTTCGACTCATATAACATCAGGCTTTTCTGGACCaacacaaaatttgaataatttttatacgctcccaatcgcaaaacgcaacatactgttagccatctgtactttggtagcgcaactagtcagatgatgagagatttgatttttcacgcatccatcacatgccgctgtggggaaaaatgttttattttcctgatataagacggttcacagtgaaacagttaggcggaaaaggtaggaatatccattctctatgttctacatacgtttgttttttgtattattgcactactttcataaaaattgagatccggctggtaggagcactagtttgaggttggaaaaccaggatatgttAAGGTTAgcttcattggaactttcgcctgagcgatttttgcgcttgaataaaacacgcttcgggacattctccgctgcccctaaaaataccattgggtaaataaatgaattctctaccattggatctcattcaatttcatacataagtaAAGTAAGCGGTGaagataaatattttgttcggaatgttttgaaaccatgaatgagtttgacattgctctcgtcaaccatcatcatgacgacagcagcacaccctgTCGTAAATTCCGGTCTGAGCAGCACAAGAAAACACCGAAAACA
It contains:
- the LOC5571011 gene encoding RNA polymerase II transcriptional coactivator, whose translation is MPKNKKQDTSDSDSGPDDRTPVKKSKTESGSTTNDKGEEEWALDRNRKVTVSEFKNKIYVNVREYYEKDGKTLPGKKGISLTVPQWKKLLEHADEINEKIKKF
- the LOC110678790 gene encoding transmembrane protein 222, with translation MDRSRRLSSESSSEAIAPINFATDKYPFCIVWTPIPVLTWFFPFIGHMGIAMSNGVIRDFAGPYFVSEDNMGFGRPTRYLQLDPAFVNGGVVEWDECVSKASVVYGTRMHNLFCDNCHSHVGMALSLMKYKQYTNWNMVVLAFWMFFVGKYVGIKGLLKTWIPFLIVLVTCTLVAVYLK